aattaaacatTGGCAACAAATGTTATAAATATTACTTTTACTCTCAAAGTGAagatcatttttctttaattttctacTTTTTACCATATAGAAATAAGCTTTGTTTGTAATGGACCCTTTCAAACAGTTTCTTCGTACTGAAGAATGTAGCAGCGCAGAATCTGGGTGGACCCGGTACTTGGTTTCTCACCAGGAAGACCGTTATAACGAGTATCGGAATATCGAAGATAATGGCGAAGGAGCCAGTGATGATTCAATGGTATCTGATGCCTCGTCCGGTCCTAGTAAGCATCGGTATAAACACGAGGACGGTGAATGTAAAGGGAGTCATGGCAATGCTCATCACAAGCATGGTTCATGCAAGGAAGTGAAGAACGAGGCGAAAACAAGCGGTAAATCGACGCGGAGACAACGTGGTTATCAATCGAAACATCTTAAGTGAGGTTTAGACAGCCTGCAAACATGTTGCAGACAAGAAAACGAGTATGATCATAGTATGCTTCTCTCTTTTTTCAGTAACATAATCTGATTGTTTTTGCAATGTTTCTTACGATTCCATCATAAATGATCAGGATATAATGAGTTTCACCGACTAGTCGAATCATTGCATTTTGCTTTTCACCGATTAGTAATATTCATGTGTTTGTACGAACAAAAAGAGTAATATTTCCCAAAGCATCTGTAACCCAATTGGCTTACTGGAATACATTGATAAGCGAGGGTTTTATATAGGCTAAGGACATCTAAATAAActcttaagtatatatattttctagTGATTGTCTTACTGGAATACATTGGTAAGGGAGGAGGCGGAAAAACCTTTATATAAGTTAACTAAGTACATCCAATACACCCTCAATATATGTATCCTTCTAATGATTGTCTCGTGGTTACTTTGTTTCACTGTTGTGAAGTTGTCAATTTCTGAAATTACTCTGCGTGCTCCTCTATTCTAGGCTCGTGTTAATCCTTTTAGAGCTCCCCAAAACTCAGCTTCAAGTACAGGATACGACCTAATGTTTCTAGCAAATACCCATTTTGACCTATCATTGCGATCCCTCGCAACACCGCTTGCTGCAGCCATATCGACTTAGCTCTTTAGCTGTCTTGAACCATTCGTGTGGAAAGATCCCTCTATATCGACCCTTTTGTAAGTACAGGCACCCAAATAATCTTCTTGGGGCTTGAACTAGATTAGCCAAGACTCGCTTCCTCTTATCAgagatgaaattaaattataatttttactataataaaaatataatttcacc
This window of the Gossypium hirsutum isolate 1008001.06 unplaced genomic scaffold, Gossypium_hirsutum_v2.1 scaffold_266, whole genome shotgun sequence genome carries:
- the LOC107936797 gene encoding protein SOB FIVE-LIKE 4-like, yielding MDPFKQFLRTEECSSAESGWTRYLVSHQEDRYNEYRNIEDNGEGASDDSMVSDASSGPSKHRYKHEDGECKGSHGNAHHKHGSCKEVKNEAKTSGKSTRRQRGYQSKHLK